From Ramlibacter tataouinensis, the proteins below share one genomic window:
- a CDS encoding SAM-dependent methyltransferase — translation MTAGAAPGRLVLVPAPLDFGCDAQAPLAQVLPEGTLAQAAAITHWVCENAKTARAYLKRIGEHHPLALPLREQQIAELPREVHKKGDHAGGFDAAALLAPALQGHDLGLLSEAGMPAVADPGSSVVRAAHDLGIAVVPLVGPVSLLLALAASGLNGQHFAFVGYVPQDPAQRGQRLRELESLALKTGQTQLFIETPYRNLTLWESLCQVLRPDTRIAVASALTLPECVVAMAPVQQWRTRPAPVAKDRPAVFAIGR, via the coding sequence GTGACGGCGGGCGCTGCCCCGGGCCGGCTCGTCCTGGTGCCGGCACCCCTGGACTTCGGCTGCGACGCGCAGGCGCCGCTCGCGCAGGTCCTGCCGGAGGGCACGCTCGCGCAGGCGGCCGCCATCACCCACTGGGTCTGCGAGAACGCCAAGACGGCGCGCGCCTACCTCAAGCGTATCGGCGAACATCACCCGCTCGCGCTGCCCTTGCGCGAACAGCAGATCGCGGAGTTGCCGCGCGAAGTGCACAAGAAGGGCGATCACGCCGGCGGCTTCGACGCGGCGGCGCTGCTGGCGCCGGCCTTGCAGGGGCATGACCTGGGGCTGCTCAGCGAGGCGGGGATGCCGGCCGTTGCCGATCCCGGCTCGTCGGTGGTGCGCGCGGCGCACGACCTGGGCATCGCGGTCGTGCCCCTGGTGGGGCCGGTCTCGCTGCTGCTCGCGCTGGCGGCCAGCGGGCTGAACGGCCAGCACTTCGCCTTCGTGGGCTACGTGCCGCAGGACCCGGCGCAGCGCGGGCAGCGGCTGCGCGAGCTCGAAAGCCTGGCCTTGAAAACGGGCCAGACCCAGCTTTTCATCGAAACGCCCTATCGCAACCTGACCCTGTGGGAATCCCTGTGCCAGGTGCTGCGGCCCGACACGCGGATCGCAGTGGCCAGCGCGCTCACGCTGCCGGAGTGCGTGGTGGCGATGGCGCCGGTGCAGCAATGGCGCACGCGCCCGGCGCCGGTGGCGAAAGACCGGCCGGCGGTGTTCGCGATTGGGCGCTAG
- a CDS encoding S49 family peptidase: MNEPQPPEYPHESEARARAEAERATHVQPSWERATVEKLLFDSLAEQRLARRWRTVRSLAWLAFLVFLAWALMHRGTASTDKTAPHTAVVEIKGEIASDSDSSAEAIVASIRSALEDSGSQGVVLLINSPGGSPVQAGIINDEIRRLKAKHKKPVYAVVEESCASAAYYIAVAADKIYVDKASIVGSIGVLMDGFGFTGLMEKLGVERRLMTAGENKGFLDPFSPQTDKQRAFAQQMLDQVHKQFIDVVKAGRGDRLKSGPELFSGLFWTGQQAVEMGLADQLGNLDFVAREVVKAEDLVDYTRRENVAEKLVKKFGAAIGEGAIRAMRTVPAVR, from the coding sequence ATGAACGAACCCCAACCGCCGGAATACCCGCATGAAAGCGAGGCGCGCGCTCGGGCGGAAGCGGAACGCGCAACGCACGTGCAACCTTCCTGGGAACGCGCGACCGTGGAAAAGCTGCTGTTCGACTCGCTGGCGGAGCAGCGCCTGGCGCGTCGCTGGCGCACCGTCCGCAGCCTGGCCTGGCTGGCCTTTCTCGTGTTCCTGGCGTGGGCCCTGATGCACCGGGGCACGGCCAGCACGGACAAGACCGCGCCGCACACGGCGGTGGTCGAGATCAAGGGGGAGATCGCGTCGGACAGCGATTCGAGCGCCGAGGCCATCGTGGCCTCGATCCGCAGCGCCCTGGAGGACAGCGGTTCGCAGGGCGTGGTGCTGTTGATCAATTCGCCGGGCGGCAGCCCGGTGCAAGCCGGCATCATCAACGACGAGATCCGGCGGCTGAAGGCCAAGCACAAGAAGCCGGTCTACGCCGTCGTCGAGGAATCGTGCGCGTCGGCGGCCTACTACATTGCGGTCGCCGCCGACAAGATCTACGTCGACAAGGCCAGCATCGTGGGCTCCATTGGCGTGCTGATGGACGGCTTCGGCTTCACCGGGCTGATGGAAAAGCTCGGCGTCGAGCGCCGGCTGATGACCGCCGGCGAGAACAAGGGCTTCCTCGATCCGTTCAGTCCGCAGACCGACAAGCAGCGCGCCTTTGCGCAGCAGATGCTGGACCAGGTGCACAAGCAGTTCATCGATGTGGTGAAGGCCGGGCGCGGCGACCGCCTGAAGAGCGGCCCCGAGCTGTTCAGCGGCCTGTTCTGGACCGGCCAGCAGGCCGTCGAGATGGGCCTGGCCGACCAGCTCGGCAACCTGGACTTTGTCGCCCGCGAGGTGGTGAAGGCCGAGGATCTGGTGGATTACACGCGGCGCGAGAACGTGGCCGAGAAGCTGGTGAAGAAGTTCGGCGCCGCGATCGGCGAAGGTGCCATCCGCGCCATGAGGACCGTGCCCGCGGTTCGCTGA
- a CDS encoding Rieske (2Fe-2S) protein, whose protein sequence is MSGGAAVPLCNSRELVDGGVAVPFDVIYGGQTCRAFAIRYQGRVQAYLNRCAHVAMEMDWQPNRFFDDSGRWLLCGTHGAVYQPDTGACASGPCRGGLVRIATSERDGVVHWHTDYNLKPLDF, encoded by the coding sequence ATGAGCGGCGGGGCGGCTGTGCCGCTGTGCAATTCCCGCGAGCTCGTCGATGGCGGCGTCGCCGTGCCCTTCGACGTGATCTACGGCGGGCAGACCTGCCGCGCCTTCGCGATCCGTTACCAGGGCCGGGTGCAAGCCTACCTGAACCGCTGCGCCCACGTCGCCATGGAAATGGACTGGCAGCCCAACCGTTTTTTCGACGACAGCGGCCGCTGGCTGCTGTGCGGCACGCACGGCGCCGTCTACCAGCCCGACACCGGTGCGTGCGCCAGCGGCCCTTGCCGCGGCGGCCTGGTCAGGATCGCCACCAGCGAACGGGACGGCGTCGTCCACTGGCATACTGACTACAACCTGAAACCCCTCGATTTCTAG
- a CDS encoding HAD family hydrolase, with the protein MRSTRPRRFDLIAFDWDGTLFDSTAIIVRCIQRAVADVGGRVPSDREAAYVIGMGLMEALAHAAPDVPRDRYPQLGARYRHHYSAHQDDLSLFGGVLPLLSELKARHHWLAVATGKSRRGLDEVLQGSPLAGVFDGSRTADETAGKPDPLMLRELMREFGTEPERTLMIGDTTHDLQMAVNAGCAAVGVSYGAHEPGEFAALRPLFVARSVGELHGWLVENA; encoded by the coding sequence ATGAGATCCACCCGACCGCGCCGCTTTGACCTGATCGCCTTCGACTGGGACGGCACCCTGTTCGATTCCACCGCCATCATCGTGCGCTGCATCCAGCGCGCCGTCGCCGACGTGGGCGGCCGGGTGCCCAGCGACAGGGAAGCGGCCTACGTCATCGGCATGGGCCTGATGGAGGCGCTGGCGCACGCGGCGCCCGACGTGCCGAGGGACAGGTATCCCCAGCTGGGCGCGCGCTACCGCCACCACTACTCGGCGCACCAGGATGACCTGAGCCTGTTCGGGGGCGTGTTGCCCTTGTTGTCCGAGCTGAAGGCCCGCCATCACTGGCTCGCCGTGGCCACCGGCAAGTCGCGCCGGGGCCTGGACGAGGTGCTGCAGGGTTCGCCGCTCGCCGGTGTGTTCGACGGCTCGCGCACCGCGGACGAAACGGCAGGCAAGCCCGACCCGCTGATGCTGCGTGAGCTGATGCGCGAGTTCGGCACCGAGCCGGAGCGCACCCTGATGATCGGCGACACCACGCATGACCTGCAGATGGCCGTCAACGCCGGCTGCGCGGCCGTCGGCGTGAGCTACGGCGCGCATGAGCCGGGCGAGTTCGCGGCGCTGCGTCCGCTGTTCGTGGCGCGCTCGGTGGGCGAACTGCACGGCTGGCTGGTGGAGAACGCATGA
- a CDS encoding RluA family pseudouridine synthase, whose product MKRIIGGAASPASAQVKWLEVGEESAGQRLDNFLMRELKGVPKTHVYRIIRSGEVRINKGRAAADNRVAEGDVVRVPPVRVSAEPAGGDRPAPAREFPLLFEDEHLLAIDKPAGTAVHGGSGVSFGVIEQLRQARPSARLLELVHRLDRETSGILLVAKKRSALVKLQDQFRDRETGKTYLALVAGDWPERKKVIDLPLHKYLQADGERRVKVVTKDDPNGMRAITLVKVARKLEGFTLLEVTIKTGRTHQIRVHLAAQGHAIVGDDKYGDFELNRSLQKKGLRRMFLHAWRLQFAHPASGERIELLAPLPPDLAKFAAHEIHPTAPL is encoded by the coding sequence GTGAAACGGATTATAGGGGGCGCCGCATCCCCCGCAAGCGCGCAGGTGAAATGGCTGGAGGTGGGGGAAGAATCCGCCGGCCAGCGCCTGGACAACTTCCTGATGCGCGAGCTCAAGGGCGTGCCCAAGACGCACGTCTACCGGATCATCCGCAGCGGCGAAGTCCGCATCAACAAGGGCCGGGCGGCCGCCGACAACCGGGTCGCCGAGGGCGACGTGGTGCGGGTGCCGCCCGTCCGCGTTTCGGCCGAGCCGGCCGGGGGTGACCGGCCGGCGCCGGCGCGTGAGTTCCCGCTGCTGTTCGAAGACGAGCACCTGCTGGCGATCGACAAGCCGGCCGGCACGGCTGTCCATGGCGGCAGCGGCGTCAGCTTCGGCGTGATCGAGCAGCTGCGCCAGGCCAGGCCGAGCGCCCGCCTGCTGGAACTGGTTCACCGGCTGGACCGGGAGACCTCCGGCATCCTGCTGGTGGCCAAGAAGCGCTCGGCGCTGGTCAAGCTGCAGGACCAGTTCCGCGACCGCGAAACCGGCAAAACCTACCTGGCGCTGGTCGCCGGGGACTGGCCCGAGCGGAAGAAAGTGATCGACCTGCCGCTGCACAAGTACCTGCAGGCCGATGGCGAGCGCCGGGTGAAGGTGGTCACCAAGGACGATCCGAACGGCATGCGGGCGATCACGCTGGTGAAGGTGGCCAGGAAGCTCGAAGGATTCACGCTGCTGGAAGTCACGATCAAGACCGGCCGCACCCACCAGATCCGCGTGCACCTGGCCGCCCAGGGCCATGCGATCGTGGGCGACGACAAGTACGGGGACTTCGAACTCAACAGGTCGCTGCAGAAGAAAGGGCTCAGGCGCATGTTCCTTCATGCGTGGCGGTTACAGTTCGCTCATCCCGCCAGCGGCGAGCGCATCGAATTGCTCGCCCCGCTGCCGCCGGACCTCGCGAAGTTCGCCGCCCATGAGATCCACCCGACCGCGCCGCTTTGA
- a CDS encoding Rne/Rng family ribonuclease: MKRMLINATQAEERRLAIVDGQKLLDYEIEIEGREQRKGNIYKAVVTRVEPSLEACFVDYGEDRHGFLPFKEISKSYFAQGVPVSQARINDVIKEGQELLVQVEKEERGNKGAALTTFVSLAGRYVVLMPNNPRGGGVSRRIEGDDRAELKEAMDQLEYPNGMSIIARTAGIGRSAAELQWDLNYLLKLWTAIDGAAKGSKGAFLIYQESSLVIRAIRDYFNHDIGDILIDTDDIYEQAHQFMSHVMPEHAARVKRYRDDAPLFSRFQIEHQIESAYAREVKLPSGGVIVIDHTEALVSIDVNSARAIKGGDIEETATRTNLEAADEVARQMRLRDLGGLIVIDFIDMEESKNRREVENRLRDALRQDRARVQFGTISKFGLMEMSRQRLRPALSEGASIPCPRCGGHGHIRDTESSALQILRIIQEESMKDGTAAVHVQVPVEVASFLLNEKRTEIAKIELKQRISVIMVPNKTLETPHYRLERLKHDDARLDNLKASYHMAEDFEDETTVTRRTHERVNKQEPLIKGVLPDAPAPVATPRPEAARPQPAAKAPTPTPAPVHAPAETGFAKWIKNLFGIGAAPVATPPAPAPEAKKEERREGRGGEGRRGGRGERGERGDRGERGERGDRQQGGRRGEGRRDERRERVGAEGEGQQQPRRERQERGERADREQRDNRERQQGQREPRERRDAQLPTEAAAVTDGVPAEQRQERPPRGERGEGRRERGERGERGERGERGEGRRERGDRRGERGPREALPAADLADRPVPDAVDQQQLPMEGLAEAPEARREEGEERRERRSRDRYGRDRRERQPREEGAPVSNEAATPAQQDEAAGDRAERPRYPTGFVSEEPAAAAAEPVRADAPATAAPAPAVAAPAPAPAPAPAPAAPHGLPKVGAYELPVAQLLEVAEGSGLQWVNSDADKIAAVRAAIAAEPKPVRVPRERPPVIVLDEGPLVLVETKRDLRNLQLPFEQDSLPVQ; encoded by the coding sequence ATGAAGCGGATGCTGATCAATGCCACGCAAGCCGAGGAACGGCGCCTGGCGATCGTCGATGGACAGAAGCTCCTCGACTACGAAATCGAAATCGAAGGGCGCGAACAGCGCAAGGGCAACATCTACAAGGCGGTGGTGACCCGGGTCGAGCCTTCGCTGGAGGCCTGCTTCGTGGACTACGGCGAGGACCGCCACGGTTTCCTGCCGTTCAAGGAAATCTCCAAGAGCTACTTCGCCCAGGGCGTGCCGGTCTCGCAGGCGCGCATCAACGACGTGATCAAGGAAGGCCAGGAGCTGCTGGTCCAGGTCGAAAAGGAAGAGCGCGGCAACAAGGGCGCGGCGCTGACCACCTTCGTCTCGCTGGCCGGGCGCTACGTGGTGCTCATGCCCAACAACCCGCGCGGCGGCGGCGTGTCGCGCCGCATCGAGGGTGACGACCGCGCCGAGCTCAAGGAGGCGATGGACCAGCTGGAGTACCCCAACGGCATGTCCATCATCGCGCGCACCGCCGGCATCGGCCGCAGCGCCGCCGAGCTGCAGTGGGACCTCAACTACCTGCTCAAGCTCTGGACCGCCATCGACGGCGCGGCCAAGGGCAGCAAGGGCGCGTTCCTGATCTACCAGGAGTCCTCGCTCGTCATCCGCGCGATTCGTGACTACTTCAACCACGACATCGGCGACATCCTGATCGACACGGACGACATCTACGAACAAGCGCACCAGTTCATGTCGCACGTGATGCCCGAGCACGCGGCGCGCGTGAAGCGCTATCGCGACGACGCGCCGCTGTTCTCGCGCTTCCAGATCGAGCACCAGATCGAATCGGCCTATGCGCGCGAGGTCAAGCTGCCCTCCGGCGGCGTGATCGTGATCGACCACACCGAGGCGCTGGTCTCCATCGACGTCAACTCGGCCCGCGCCATCAAGGGCGGCGACATCGAGGAAACCGCCACCCGCACCAACCTGGAAGCCGCCGACGAAGTGGCGCGCCAGATGCGGCTGCGCGACCTGGGCGGCCTGATCGTGATCGACTTCATCGACATGGAGGAAAGCAAGAACCGCCGCGAAGTCGAGAACCGCCTGCGCGATGCCTTGCGCCAGGACCGCGCGCGCGTGCAGTTCGGCACCATCAGCAAGTTCGGCCTGATGGAAATGAGCCGCCAGCGCCTGCGCCCGGCCCTGTCCGAAGGCGCCTCCATCCCCTGCCCGCGCTGCGGCGGCCACGGCCACATCCGCGACACCGAAAGCTCGGCGCTGCAGATCCTGCGGATCATCCAGGAAGAATCGATGAAGGACGGCACCGCCGCCGTGCACGTGCAGGTGCCGGTGGAAGTCGCCTCCTTCCTGCTGAACGAGAAGCGCACCGAGATCGCCAAGATCGAGCTCAAGCAGCGCATCAGCGTCATCATGGTGCCCAACAAGACGCTGGAGACGCCGCACTACCGCCTCGAACGCCTCAAGCACGACGATGCCCGCCTCGACAACCTGAAGGCCAGCTACCACATGGCAGAGGACTTCGAGGACGAGACCACGGTCACGCGCCGCACGCACGAGCGCGTGAACAAGCAGGAGCCGCTGATCAAGGGCGTGCTGCCCGACGCACCGGCGCCGGTGGCAACACCCCGGCCCGAAGCCGCCCGGCCGCAGCCGGCCGCCAAGGCCCCCACGCCCACGCCGGCACCGGTGCATGCCCCGGCCGAAACCGGCTTTGCCAAGTGGATCAAGAACCTGTTCGGCATCGGCGCTGCACCGGTCGCAACGCCGCCGGCCCCCGCGCCCGAAGCCAAGAAGGAAGAGCGCCGCGAGGGTCGCGGTGGCGAAGGCCGCCGTGGCGGCCGCGGCGAGCGTGGCGAACGCGGCGACCGTGGCGAACGCGGTGAGCGCGGCGACCGCCAGCAAGGCGGCCGGCGCGGCGAAGGCCGGCGTGACGAGCGCCGCGAGCGCGTGGGCGCCGAAGGCGAAGGCCAGCAACAGCCGCGTCGCGAACGCCAGGAGCGTGGCGAACGCGCGGACCGCGAGCAGCGCGACAACCGCGAGCGCCAGCAGGGACAACGCGAGCCGCGTGAGCGCCGCGACGCGCAGCTGCCCACCGAAGCCGCCGCGGTCACGGATGGCGTGCCGGCGGAGCAGCGCCAGGAGCGCCCGCCGCGCGGTGAACGCGGCGAGGGTCGCCGCGAGCGCGGTGAACGCGGTGAACGCGGCGAGCGCGGTGAGCGTGGCGAAGGCCGCCGCGAGCGCGGCGACCGCCGGGGCGAGCGCGGTCCGCGCGAGGCCCTGCCTGCCGCCGATCTGGCCGACCGTCCGGTGCCGGACGCCGTCGATCAGCAGCAGTTGCCGATGGAGGGCCTGGCCGAAGCGCCGGAAGCCCGCCGCGAGGAAGGCGAAGAGCGCCGCGAACGCCGCTCGCGCGACCGCTACGGACGCGACCGCCGCGAGCGCCAGCCGCGCGAAGAGGGCGCTCCGGTGTCCAACGAGGCGGCGACGCCTGCGCAGCAGGACGAAGCCGCGGGCGACCGCGCCGAGCGTCCGCGCTACCCCACCGGCTTCGTGAGCGAGGAGCCCGCGGCGGCTGCGGCCGAGCCCGTGAGGGCGGACGCCCCTGCGACTGCGGCGCCCGCCCCTGCCGTGGCGGCGCCGGCCCCTGCGCCGGCCCCGGCCCCGGCTCCGGCGGCACCGCACGGGCTGCCCAAGGTGGGCGCCTACGAACTGCCGGTGGCCCAGCTGCTCGAGGTGGCCGAGGGCAGCGGCTTGCAGTGGGTCAACTCGGATGCCGACAAGATCGCGGCTGTCCGAGCGGCGATCGCGGCCGAACCCAAGCCGGTGCGCGTGCCGCGGGAACGCCCGCCGGTGATCGTGCTGGACGAGGGCCCGCTGGTGCTGGTGGAGACCAAGCGCGACTTGCGCAACCTGCAGCTGCCCTTCGAGCAGGACAGCCTTCCGGTTCAGTAA
- a CDS encoding heme biosynthesis HemY N-terminal domain-containing protein codes for MRAALWLLALFGIAVAIALFAGNNEGTVTVFWAPYRVDLSLNLVLVLLFAAFVLVYGAVRALSVLFDMPRQALRWRAQQKERAMHGAVLDAMSHLLAGRFIRARKAAEAALGQEHSLATGGHAPANGAQLRTLAHLLAAEGAHALQDKPAREEHVKLALEQTSARDAQETHEGALLRAARWSLDDHDPDAAMGWLRLLPQGAARRTLALRTRLQAARLSQQTPEALETARLLAKHRAFSSVAADSIVRGLAVDLLNGAHDAVQLQRAWTSLEPGERAMPELAIHAAHRLTQLGGDAQLARDWLLPTWEQQHGLPEASKVKLVRALESGLDSIDAGWLARIETAQRQDPRDATLQYLAGMACMKRQLWGKAQQLMGQAVVGLQDAGLHRGAWRALAELAEQRGDASAAAQAWKRAATQ; via the coding sequence GTGCGCGCCGCTCTCTGGCTGCTGGCCCTGTTCGGGATCGCTGTCGCCATCGCGCTCTTCGCCGGCAACAACGAGGGCACCGTCACGGTGTTCTGGGCGCCCTACCGGGTGGACCTGTCGCTGAACCTGGTGCTGGTGCTGCTGTTCGCGGCCTTCGTGCTGGTGTACGGCGCGGTGCGCGCGCTCTCCGTGCTGTTCGACATGCCGAGGCAGGCGCTGCGCTGGCGCGCGCAACAGAAGGAGCGTGCCATGCATGGCGCCGTGCTCGATGCGATGTCGCACCTGCTGGCCGGCCGTTTCATCCGCGCGCGCAAGGCCGCGGAGGCCGCGCTTGGACAGGAGCATTCGCTGGCCACGGGCGGCCACGCGCCGGCGAACGGCGCGCAGTTGCGCACGCTTGCGCATCTGCTCGCGGCGGAAGGCGCGCACGCGTTGCAGGACAAGCCGGCACGCGAGGAGCACGTGAAGCTGGCGCTGGAGCAAACCTCCGCGCGCGACGCGCAGGAGACCCACGAGGGCGCGCTGCTGCGGGCGGCGCGCTGGTCGCTCGACGACCATGATCCGGACGCCGCCATGGGATGGCTGCGCCTGCTGCCGCAGGGCGCGGCGCGGCGCACGCTGGCGCTTCGCACCCGGCTGCAGGCCGCACGCCTGTCGCAGCAGACGCCCGAAGCCCTGGAAACGGCGCGCCTGCTGGCCAAGCACCGCGCGTTCTCCAGCGTCGCCGCCGACAGCATCGTGCGCGGCCTGGCGGTCGATTTGCTCAACGGCGCGCACGATGCCGTGCAATTGCAGCGCGCCTGGACTTCGCTGGAGCCGGGCGAACGCGCCATGCCTGAGCTGGCCATCCACGCGGCGCACCGGCTCACGCAGCTGGGCGGCGACGCCCAGCTCGCGCGCGACTGGCTGCTGCCCACTTGGGAGCAGCAGCACGGGCTGCCCGAAGCAAGCAAGGTCAAGCTGGTGCGCGCGCTGGAGTCGGGGCTGGACAGCATCGACGCCGGATGGTTGGCGCGCATCGAGACGGCTCAGCGCCAGGACCCGCGCGATGCCACGCTGCAATACCTGGCGGGCATGGCCTGCATGAAGCGCCAGCTCTGGGGCAAGGCGCAGCAGCTCATGGGCCAGGCCGTGGTCGGCCTGCAGGATGCCGGGCTGCACCGCGGCGCTTGGCGCGCGCTGGCCGAACTGGCCGAGCAGCGCGGCGATGCCTCAGCGGCCGCGCAAGCCTGGAAACGGGCGGCGACGCAGTAG
- a CDS encoding uroporphyrinogen-III C-methyltransferase, with protein MTSDSAGQPLDSSRVPAPGEPENLASSQGETSAPGAVVVPRALMYGLIVVAAVSLVASGMLWQKLSNIQEQLARQSQDAGNNAVEARAVARQAQELARETASRQTVLDTRLGEVALQRSQVEELIQSMSRSRDENMLVDIESSLRLAQQQAQLTGSVEPLLAALRSADQRLERGGQPRLARVRGAILRDIDRIKSAAVTDVPGLLARIDEVARQVDELPLANAVAPAAPEPARRQEAPSRPSWWEVVLADIGEEARKLVRVSRIDQPEAVLVAPDQAFFLRENLKLKLLNARLSLLSRQTEAARADTAAASAALRKYFDPNSRKTQAAATQLQQVQAQLRGLELPRIDETLAVLATAAAGR; from the coding sequence ATGACATCGGATTCGGCAGGCCAGCCCCTCGACTCGAGCCGGGTTCCGGCCCCAGGGGAGCCGGAAAACCTCGCGAGCTCTCAGGGCGAGACCAGCGCCCCGGGCGCGGTGGTGGTGCCGCGCGCCCTGATGTACGGTTTGATCGTGGTGGCCGCGGTGTCGCTGGTGGCCAGCGGCATGCTCTGGCAAAAGCTATCGAACATCCAGGAGCAACTCGCCCGACAGAGCCAGGATGCCGGCAACAACGCCGTCGAGGCGCGCGCGGTGGCCAGGCAGGCGCAGGAGCTGGCCCGCGAAACCGCCTCGCGCCAGACCGTGCTCGACACGCGGCTGGGCGAAGTCGCGCTGCAGCGCTCGCAGGTCGAAGAGCTGATCCAGAGCATGTCCCGCTCACGCGACGAGAACATGCTGGTGGACATCGAGTCCTCGCTGCGGCTGGCGCAGCAGCAGGCGCAACTGACCGGCAGCGTGGAGCCCCTGCTCGCGGCCTTGCGCAGCGCCGACCAGCGCCTGGAGCGCGGCGGCCAGCCGCGGCTGGCGCGGGTGCGTGGAGCGATCCTGCGCGACATCGACCGGATCAAGTCGGCGGCCGTGACCGACGTCCCGGGACTGCTCGCGCGTATCGACGAAGTGGCGCGCCAGGTGGACGAATTGCCGCTGGCCAATGCCGTCGCTCCCGCGGCGCCGGAGCCGGCGCGACGGCAGGAAGCGCCATCCAGGCCTTCATGGTGGGAAGTGGTGCTGGCCGACATCGGGGAAGAGGCGCGCAAGCTGGTGCGCGTGAGCCGCATCGACCAGCCCGAGGCCGTGCTGGTGGCGCCGGACCAGGCCTTCTTCCTGCGCGAAAACCTCAAGCTCAAGCTCCTGAACGCGCGCCTGTCGCTGCTGTCGCGGCAGACCGAGGCCGCGCGGGCCGACACCGCCGCCGCCTCGGCGGCGCTGCGCAAGTACTTCGATCCGAACTCGCGCAAGACCCAGGCCGCGGCGACCCAGTTGCAGCAGGTGCAGGCGCAGCTGCGCGGACTGGAGCTGCCGCGCATCGACGAGACGCTGGCGGTGCTTGCCACCGCGGCGGCCGGGAGGTAG